In Drosophila subpulchrella strain 33 F10 #4 breed RU33 chromosome 3R, RU_Dsub_v1.1 Primary Assembly, whole genome shotgun sequence, the following are encoded in one genomic region:
- the LOC119562886 gene encoding 26S proteasome regulatory subunit 4, which translates to MGQNQSAQGGAGDKKDDKDKKKKYEPPIPTRVGKKKRRAKGPDAAMKLPQVTPHTRCRLKLLKLERIKDYLMMEDEFIRNQERLKPQDEKNEEERSKVDDLRGTPMSVGNLEEIIDDNHAIVSTSVGSEHYVSILSFVDKDQLEPGCSVLLNHKVHAVVGVLSDDTDPMVTVMKLEKAPQETYADIGGLDTQIQEIKESVELPLTHPEYYEEMGIKPPKGVILYGPPGTGKTLLAKAVANQTSATFLRVVGSELIQKYLGDGPKLVRELFRVAEEHAPSIVFIDEIDAVGTKRYDSNSGGEREIQRTMLELLNQLDGFDSRGDVKVIMATNRIETLDPALIRPGRIDRKIEFPLPDEKTKRRIFTIHTSRMTLAEDVNLSELIMAKDDLSGADIKAICTEAGLMALRERRMKVTNEDFKKSKESVLYRKKEGTPEGLYL; encoded by the coding sequence GCGCGCAAAGGGTCCGGATGCGGCCATGAAGCTGCCCCAGGTTACGCCCCACACGCGCTGCCGCCTTAAGCTGCTGAAGCTGGAGCGTATCAAGGATTACCTGATGATGGAGGACGAGTTCATCCGCAACCAGGAGCGCTTGAAGCCCCAGGACGAGAAGAACGAGGAGGAGCGCTCCAAGGTGGACGACCTGCGCGGCACACCCATGTCCGTGGGCAACCTGGAGGAGATCATCGACGACAACCACGCCATCGTGTCCACCTCGGTGGGCTCCGAACACTATGTGAGCATCCTGTCCTTTGTGGACAAGGACCAGCTTGAACCAGGCTGCTCCGTGCTGCTCAACCACAAAGTGCACGCTGTGGTCGGAGTCCTCAGCGACGATACCGATCCCATGGTCACTGTGATGAAGCTGGAGAAGGCCCCGCAGGAGACGTATGCCGATATCGGTGGCTTGGACACTCAGATCCAGGAGATCAAGGAGTCCGTCGAGCTGCCCCTGACTCATCCCGAGTACTACGAGGAGATGGGCATCAAGCCGCCCAAGGGCGTCATCCTGTATGGCCCGCCCGGAACGGGCAAGACTCTGCTGGCCAAGGCAGTGGCCAATCAGACCTCGGCCACTTTCCTGCGTGTTGTGGGCTCAGAGCTCATCCAGAAGTACCTGGGCGACGGACCCAAGCTGGTACGTGAGCTTTTCCGGGTGGCCGAGGAGCATGCGCCATCCATTGTGTTCATCGACGAAATCGATGCTGTAGGCACAAAGCGTTACGACTCTAATTCTGGCGGCGAGCGGGAGATCCAGCGTACCATGTTGGAGCTGCTTAACCAGCTGGATGGTTTCGATTCGCGCGGAGATGTCAAGGTGATCATGGCAACCAATCGTATTGAGACCCTTGATCCGGCGCTAATTCGTCCCGGTCGTATTGACCGTAAGATCGAGTTCCCGCTGCCGGATGAGAAGACCAAACGCCGCATATTTACCATCCACACGTCGCGCATGACGCTGGCTGAGGACGTGAACCTCAGCGAACTGATCATGGCCAAGGATGACCTCTCCGGCGCCGACATCAAGGCCATCTGCACAGAGGCCGGTTTGATGGCGCTGCGCGAACGCCGCATGAAGGTTACCAACGAGgacttcaaaaaatcaaagGAAAGCGTCCTGTACCGAAAGAAGGAGGGCACGCCCGAGGGCCTGTATTTATAA